Proteins encoded together in one Chryseobacterium taklimakanense window:
- a CDS encoding T9SS type A sorting domain-containing protein — MKKRFLFIGFLALKFSLNAQTLTYVDEGAKFYVSSGALVYSGGDWELNANTAATVENRGGIMIVGNYKKGTRTNAASDGNEFVNVYTSDSDYGQVIIRSGSNTTTDARMVMQKPAASSSYFGATYPISFPFRDNANYLMRSFGLSTSDFVGNCAPNNPCGTQIFNVTLRKWNNNTIQHDPVTTTNTFAAGDYYLLNLRPANMQAVMINTINYKGTPAPASYSSTGKSVIPGETEESFSLLQYNEWRNRTNQYNEAYFTYLGNIESTSRTYAKNVYRFGNPYTSNLDLSAFDGANAWLKILNVSERTIKGATDDAKIKNFNISKRTANFDINWGRTGSTNSGTYYVAQYDGQQWTGNAQALLIKPLETFNLNFPLINPTNLGNTRIVNIRVDFNDNHKTFNYSPSAPGTATEQAPPITVQSVKATGRMAASTSSSVSSSPFYQSEIILVKDNVIQSTPAYLVGSSLPTEISSAIQDNDAVYVYGINGSEINRSSKKKFTAFNVNEYVGKPMGIGFNNLVAGANYSLNFNLYEGSIFSSPNKLSGEKFYLYDTLTKQSVEITGDKSYDFIADKDSDKRFEIYWGIPPSGSFLKSHDVVNNASTFIYKDENVRKLRFANVATKADVEVYDMAGKLVSSFKNVPTSTDMQLQQLASNGVYILKVTYSNGLVVTIKTIN; from the coding sequence ATGAAAAAAAGATTCCTATTTATTGGGTTTCTCGCGTTGAAATTCAGCCTTAATGCGCAGACCCTGACCTACGTTGACGAAGGAGCAAAATTTTATGTTTCCAGTGGTGCACTGGTCTACAGTGGAGGCGATTGGGAACTAAACGCCAATACCGCAGCAACTGTCGAAAACAGGGGCGGTATTATGATTGTTGGTAACTATAAAAAGGGAACACGTACCAATGCTGCTTCAGATGGTAATGAATTTGTCAATGTATATACTAGTGACAGCGACTACGGACAGGTAATCATCAGAAGCGGATCAAACACCACCACTGATGCAAGGATGGTTATGCAAAAGCCAGCTGCATCCAGCTCATATTTTGGCGCTACTTACCCCATCAGTTTTCCTTTTAGAGACAATGCTAATTATCTAATGAGGTCCTTTGGTTTATCAACTTCTGATTTTGTTGGTAACTGCGCTCCAAATAATCCTTGTGGTACTCAGATCTTTAATGTGACACTGCGTAAGTGGAATAATAATACAATTCAACATGATCCTGTAACCACCACCAATACTTTTGCTGCAGGTGATTACTATTTGCTAAACCTCCGGCCGGCAAACATGCAGGCGGTAATGATAAATACCATCAATTACAAAGGCACTCCTGCTCCAGCATCTTACTCATCAACTGGTAAATCTGTAATTCCTGGTGAAACCGAAGAAAGTTTTTCCCTTTTACAGTATAATGAGTGGAGAAATCGTACAAATCAGTATAATGAAGCATATTTTACTTATTTGGGGAATATAGAATCAACCAGTAGGACATATGCTAAAAACGTTTATCGTTTCGGCAACCCGTATACTTCAAATTTAGACCTTAGCGCATTCGACGGTGCAAACGCATGGCTTAAAATACTTAATGTTTCTGAACGTACGATTAAGGGTGCGACTGACGATGCAAAAATTAAAAATTTTAACATCTCCAAACGTACAGCAAATTTTGATATCAATTGGGGTAGGACTGGTAGCACTAATTCCGGAACATACTACGTTGCTCAATACGATGGGCAGCAGTGGACAGGAAATGCACAAGCTTTACTTATAAAGCCATTGGAGACATTTAATCTTAACTTTCCTCTCATTAACCCAACAAACTTAGGTAATACAAGAATTGTTAATATAAGAGTTGATTTTAATGATAATCATAAAACTTTTAACTATTCACCTTCTGCGCCTGGAACTGCTACTGAACAAGCACCGCCTATTACAGTTCAGTCTGTAAAAGCTACTGGTAGAATGGCGGCATCGACTTCATCGTCGGTATCATCATCTCCTTTCTATCAATCGGAAATAATATTGGTAAAAGATAATGTAATTCAATCTACTCCTGCATACCTTGTCGGTTCATCTCTACCCACAGAAATTTCTTCAGCCATACAAGATAACGATGCTGTGTATGTATACGGTATTAATGGAAGTGAGATCAACCGCAGTAGCAAAAAGAAATTTACAGCTTTTAATGTAAATGAATATGTTGGTAAACCCATGGGAATTGGCTTTAATAATCTTGTTGCAGGAGCAAATTATTCATTGAATTTTAATTTATATGAAGGGTCTATTTTTTCCAGCCCTAACAAATTGTCAGGGGAGAAATTTTATCTGTACGATACGCTTACAAAACAGTCAGTAGAGATTACTGGTGATAAATCGTATGACTTTATTGCTGATAAAGACAGTGATAAACGGTTTGAAATTTATTGGGGAATTCCACCGAGCGGGAGTTTCTTGAAAAGTCATGATGTAGTAAATAACGCGAGTACATTTATATATAAAGATGAAAATGTAAGAAAACTGCGCTTTGCAAATGTTGCAACCAAGGCCGATGTAGAAGTCTATGATATGGCCGGTAAATTAGTTTCTTCATTTAAGAATGTTCCTACTTCTACAGATATGCAACTTCAGCAACTAGCGTCTAATGGAGTGTACATTTTAAAGGTTACCTACTCAAATGGTTTAGTTGTGACAATTAAAACAATAAATTAG